The genomic stretch GCTAAAGTTTGAACTTGGGTATTCTAAAGTGAATGCCTGGATTTTTTACCCCTATGCATGCTCTAGCATTTACCAAAGtttatgaatttgattttttaataaaattaattggtATATATTTTACacctatatatattttacattatatatatatacatacatttatataattgataaaattgatatatattatatacctatgtatttttacattatatatatgtatatatatgtgtgtataaatatgtgtgcatatatatgtgtgtgtgtgtatatatatacatatacagacatAAATTAAAGTTGTACATTTCACATATTCTAGACACATAGATATCTGGGCTCTACAGATCCTATTACAATAACAATAGAGTGTAGAGGAGGGAAAATGATTTTCCCTCTATTCTTTTGAGTTCTTGACTGCAACTTCTTGTAATAAAGACATATTTACAAGAGAAAAACACGTTTGCTAACATGAAAACCTCATATACACACGGAGGATACCCAGGGAAAGTGAGTAATTCTCAAAAGATAGCTTTGGAATGCAGGATTAAATACCATGTTCATGTTCATAAAGGTGAGAGGGAATGCAAATCTCTTAGGGGAGAGTAAGTGAGTTCTAGGAAACATCGGTGGGCCCTTAGAAGAATGGTTGGGAGAGTATGATAGTTTGTGGCAAAGTTTGTCTGGGTATGGTGCCaatttcttctctcccctcctctgtgaTCAAAGTCAATTTTGTCTGGTTGATAAAACTCCCAGGGAGGGCATCGATGCCAACTGAGTTCTGCTTTCCTTGAATGCATCTTTAGGCAGCTAAGGGGAGTTCAGGGAAAGCCTCTTCTagcatttgctgttttttaagtgcctacttaaaaataatcaatatgccaaagtggcacattttggagTGTTATGTCCTAAAGTGCTATAATCATATTTTGGGGTAGTATATTCTGCTACTCTTCCATTTCTGAAGCTACTTCTATGGAGTTAAtggatgaaaaataatattattcaaATTCTCTAGTCTACAAAGATTTTAATTCCATAAACTTGTAGATACTtgatcataatttttatatgctcctttaaaatatatttttcagttcactTACATTAGATGAAAAAAACCTGTTTTCATTCATGTCCTTTTTATCACTTATATATCTCATAAcccttagtttttatttaaaaagtaatggaaAATTCCCACTTTTCACTTagagttttcaatttttaaaaatgttcgtAGTAACACTCATTCCTTTTAgaaagagtttaaataaaaatctgagtaAATCCACAGCCGGTAGAATTGGTCCTTATGCCATGATCGCAACAAATGTCTTTTCTCAAATAGCTTACAAAGGCTTAACAATAATTGCCTACTTTTCTCAGCTTTACAACATTCCATAAACCTGCCATACCACTGCGCAGAGCTGAATAAAGTCAAAGTTGAATACAATGTGTAAACTGTAGAGGGAACAGAAAAGTAATATACAATTACTGAGAGATTTATGGGCATATTTAATACATGGCAGTGAATCTCTGCAGAAAGAACAAAGCACGGCATTATGAAGTAGGCATGATAGTTTGAGCCTCACGCGCTATTTCTATGGCAGTTAAGACGGCATGAACAAAAGCAGTGGTTTGGTCCGGCATGGGTAATTCAGGGGCTTCTCTTCTTTATGAGAGAATAATACATTTGTCAGCCAGTTTGCCTCAAGATATTACAAGGCATAAAGCATCTCAGGGCggtatattttgttttatgacaAACGAAAAAATTGAACAACCCTTGAAACATAAAGGTCTTTGGAGAAAGATCCATCTTGTTAAAAACCTGTTATTCTTTTCACCTTGAAACTGCAACATGGGCATATTGAAGTTAGTTTCTGTTATGGTTCCTATGATGTATTCAGTCTACAGAGAAAACTGCTAGTTAGCATCATGCAAAAACTGGAATTGTTTCCTACTATAAAATggtaacataataaaaaatggcCATATAGTCTTGTTAAAACACATCTAATACCACGATTTTAGCGGTGTACCGCGGCATATTTACTGAGACTCCTGAGAGAATAATCATTCATAACTACGGACACAACAGACACTGCAGAGATCAATGACCTGAACTCAACAATAAAGCCTGTCTAAAGAATTAAATCAAGTGTGCAcaaacaggaggaaggaaataatattaGTCTAGAGCAATACTTCTCTAAATGCAATGATAGAAATTatctaaaagtaaaaatgctCTATGACTATTTGGGAAGGGGGTTAGTTGATTACTAAACAGTACTTTTGTGAGAGTTCACTTTTCCACCATCTCCTTTCACACAATAATAATCTTGCTTCCCACCTATACTTTCTGCTTGTAGTTTATCCATGACATTTCATTCTGTTAATCAGTTCCTGCCCTAACACTGGACTCATCTGGCttcttctcttttcattattCACAGAAGTCCTAAAAGGTGAAGATAAAGGAAATACTGTTTACTCTATATTTTTGAATATCACAGTTGATGTACTTTCTCAAGGTCTTGAAATGCTAAATGACCTAATGAACATTCCATTTAAACTCCTGAAATTGTTACAGCCTATTGGCATTCTGTGGTACTCTTTCAAGTGGCTTAAGCTCTTCAAAGAATTCTAGCCCCTACCTCatgcccagcccccacccggACTCCCACAGGGTCTAACAAAACAGACTGAAAGCACCACAATTTAAGGAAGGATTCCTTAAATCTCATGAATAACCGCAACTAttataaacttattaaaaacatGGCCTCAtctaatttacataaaatacgATCCTATTTAAATATGCCTTGGCCTCTCAgtcaaaaaaatccaaataacacTTAAACATTTTCCCTATTAATATTCTGGATGTTAGCAACATTTTAGTTACTATAAGCCCATTATAAGCTCACAGATCAGTGAGGATTTGAAAACCTGATTATACAAATGTATAGAAAATCAAGCCTATTCCTTTTcctaatacaaatatataataagatTTTCCAAAGTGAAATCAACTGCAAATACATAcattaatagtttaaaatatagtCGAAATATACTATGTGTCTATTAATTTCACCACAGAATTGTGTTTATTACTTTGTTTGCTTTCAAATAAATACTTTGCTCATAAAATTTGAGTAACTTGAATAATATTGATTattgtcataaaaacaaaataactttgtATTAATTctcaatatttgaagaaacataTATTGTGAGACATATTAATTATCAAAAACTTATCACTATATATAATGACATACTATAGCAATgtttagagaaacaaaattattttctggattattttaaagGACTGAACATTAAAGTAACATATTTATGTGTAATGACTCAAATACATTTTCTAGGAATTACGGTATTATAAAGCCTTGTTTTTGTTatgtttcaaaatacaaaatgtggAAAACTAActttattaattacattaatgAAAGTATCTTTCCTATTTTGTACACgctaattaaaaccaaaatgttaaattataataattagaaataaattgatattaagtagcagaaaaatcattcaaaagaaatatttgaaagctAGAATTAGAATAATGTTTTGCACAAATACAGGTTCACTAAATGGACccaatacttttaaaatgttttaatgagaTTATCCAAAAATAGCTAATTACATTATAAGCTAAATGACATGGagatcctaaaatttacatgtttGCTAAAAGCCTGCAGATAATTAGTTTTTAAGCCTACACTACAGCACATTCAAAATATATGCTGCTTTCCTTCAATCCCTCTTTAAACAAATAAGAACCAATAAGAAAGAATACtcaaataagttattttaataaagtagTTATTCCAATTATTTATGTTACccacaataaaatacaaatttatatttccagAAACTTGAAGATGTGGAAGAAGATCATTTCCCCAGAAGATGTCTCGAAAATAGAAGTGTAATAACTTCCCCCAAAATTAACAATGACTCATCATGCTCAAAACTGTCAGAAAATTCATATAGCATCTATCTTGTAGTCTGAAAgcaacatttttaataattattttgcatAGTTATAATGGATACATTTTTCCCTCTGGCAAAGCTTACAAatgatgtggatttttttcattccttGAAAGTCAATGGagattaaaattacttttttctcaataaaatttaaattttatgatattttcttGAAATGAGAAACTCACTATCTTTGTATAGATATGTTTTTTATATGTATCTCTACCAGATACATTTTGgaatatttacacattttacaTAATCCTTTgatctttatataaaataattgtatatatttctgCATTTTGAAAGAACATAATTTGGATGTAACTCGTATTATCAAGGTTATTAACTCTAGataataaggcaaaaaaaaatgactccccattaaacaaatctaaaatctaggggtgcctgagtggctctgtccattaagctcccaactcttgatttcagttcaggtcataatctcaaggttggtgagtttcagccccatgttgggctctgagctgacagtgcagagcctacttgggattctgtctgtccctctctctgtgccccccctcaaataaataaataaaataaacatatctatctatctgtgtacatagattagatatagatatagatacagtaGTTCCTGCCTAGATAATTGAATTATACTTGCTATTTTTGTTAGTTTCACTCAATTAGTATCAACTTTAGCCAGTATTTAAAACTTGATCATCACATGCCCTTATATCAATATTTTTGAGTATCAATTATTGAAAGGAAAGTGTTAAGTATACAGATTAAAAATGACAATTCTGTTGCCTGGGGAACGTTATATAAAACTTAGGGAGATAGGAGCAAAAGGCTTCAATGTTTTGGAGAAAGTAGAATAGAGGCACACACAACCTGGCATATGAATACTGTTGAAGAATTAGTTATACATAGGTAGACAAGTTGTGACCATCTAAACCAAGGAACTAAAGCTTAAGTCTGAGCCATATAAAGATACAAGGTAAAAATGTACGTTACTGCTGTGGCATGGAATCAGCCACGTGGAAATTAAGGTGATCAGGTTAGTTCCACCGAAATCTTACTTAAGGCTTCAAAAGCAGCAAACACTAAACTGCTGTATGgcgagacttttttttttttttggcgagACTTTCAAATCCAACAGAAATAACGGCCTAGGCAATAGTGACTTAGCAGTGAAGCACTACAAACCACTAAGGAAAAATCATCATAAAGGATTAACTTGAGACCTTACAGCCTCAGAACTATAGATAAGAGAAACaattcaaagaattattttttaaatgtgggttgagaagcattaaaataatataaaaatataatataaaaaatactgaaCGAATAGGGCGGCTtggaaaaacaagaaacataTTCTAAGTAAATCTAAGttataaaaacttctaaaaatgaaatttagggccattaaaattaaaacctcattGGGCATGATAAATGGCAGATTACATACAACTACAGAGAAACTGAATGAACTGGAAAATAGATTAGTAATAATTATAGGAAATAAATGACACAAATATAAAGAGCAAGTGGAATTGGTGCCTTTTATAAAGATTGAAATCATGGAAGGTCCAGAAACTGATGCCTCATTCCATTTCAGTGGTATCGAAAAATATTTCAACTCTTATACTCTTACAGGTAGAATGAATTGTGTACTGGCCACATATCGAGGCATCGCTTTGATGGTCTTATACTTCAAGTTGAAGTATAGAAATACACCAGCTATGAACGGAACAGTAACAGATTTTAAGCTGTACCTCATCTGTTAAGTTCCCATGCCTGGAGAAGCTAATGCCAACTCATCATGTAATACTCAATTAGTACGATAAATTATGcgccttgaaaaaaaatataaaacagaaatacagagacacaaagaaatggactcattcaagagaagacaaaagaataGGATGATAAGGTTCAACATATGTTGAAGTGGAATGAGGGggggaaatacaaacaaaaaatgaataggaGAGAAGAGGTTCTTAAAAAGTCATTACTCAGAAAAGTTTCCCAAATGGATTAAATCTATGAGTATTtagctggaagaagcagagtaTGCAGGATAGAGAAGAACCGACAAGTGCATTATGCAATAATTGCAGGACACCAGGgcaaagagttaaaagaaaagtcaaatgaaCTGTAAGTATATGACAACTAGACTTTCACCAGACTTTTGGGCAGCCACAGCAGATGCCTGAATAGAAAGacatttcttcactgtgcagtgggaaaatagcaagaaatataaaattccaGATCCAACTTATCCATCAATCAAGAATGAAGGTGAGATAAAACacttttagatgtttatttagaaataaatatattattctttCACCAAAGGACTTCCAAAAAATGTGCTTTAgagtggggaataagcttagaaattccctgggGCTGCAAACTCCAtgtggagtttgagccccacatcaggctcactgctgtcagcctgttagcacagagcctgctttggatcctctgtccccctctctcctgcccctcctttgcttgcactATCCCCAAAATagacaaatctttttaaaaaaattagagagacaatgggggtgaggaggaagaagagagaaaaggaaagagagagacacagaaagaaccacagaaagaaaaggatggagggaagggaggcagggagagagagagagagagagagagagagagagagagagaggcaggcaggaagaaagggCTTATAGATTAAAAAGGAAGGcataaaactgttttctttcccagatgAAGTAGTAGACCAAAGATGCTACAAGAAAACTCCTGGAATCAATAAGCAAGTGCATAAAATTTGCAGTATATTTAAGACCAATATACAaaagtccatttttttctataaaccagcaatgaaaaaataagataaaacatttaaataccaTTTGTAGTACTTCCCAAATGAAATATGTAGGCATAAAGCTAACAGAATATGTACAgaatttatatgtagaaaactacAAATTACTGATGAAAAACATCAAAGATCTGTATGGACCAATATACAATGTCCATGCGTTGGAAAATTCAATATTGCTAAGATAACGGTTCTTCTCAAGTGATCCATAAATTTAATGCAAACTCAATCAAAatgtcagaaaattatttttataaatagctATAAACTGATCTAAACTTCACATGGGAAGGCAAAAGATCCTAACTGTCCAATGCAATATTGAAAAACACAGAACTCAAAGGATTGTGATATTGGCAAAATAATAGACATATGAATCAATAGAACTAGATAGTTCAGAAACAGTTTTACATAAACCTAAGTAACTGAGTTTTTACAAAGGCAATTCGATTGAGAAAGgataattttttcaataaatggataTCCatgtgcagaaagaaagaaagaaagaaagatctcacCATTACCTTACACTTTACAGAAAGACTgacttaaaatggatcaaagacctaaatgtaaaactcaaaacaataaaatctctaaaagaaaaactCTGTGACCTTGTGCTTGGTGATGAGTTTTATATGTAAAACCCAAAGAAtgacacattaaagaaaaaaattgatagttTGGacttttttagaattaaaaacttaagctctgtgaaagaatgaaaagacaagccatagactggAGAAAATAGTTGGAGATCAGATAGCTGGTAAAGGATTTAGATGCAAAATATACAGAGAACACTTAAAcctaacaataagaaaataatcaacctaattttaaaatgatctgaACAGACAACTTGCCaacaaagatatacagataggAGAAGAGCTTGTAAAAATATGCTCGACAGCATTTGtcatttagaaatgcaaattaaaacaagataccactACAACCCAATTACAATGACTAAGATCCAAAAAACTCACAATATTAATTTATGATCAGAATTGAGAATAAGAGGAACtgtcattcattatttttgagaatgcAAAAAAATATAGCTACTTTGAATAACAGTGTTTGCAGTTTCTTACAAAGGTACACGTAATTTTACCGTAAGATCCAGTAATCttactgctaggtatttacccaactgaTCTGAAAGCTTATGTCCACAGAAAAgctgcatttaaatatttttagcaacTTTATTCACAATCACCAAAGTCTGTACAATCTTCACAATTTTTCCatgaatctaaaactattctaaaattaaagtcTTTGTTAAAAAGTAATGTCAGTCAATATTCTGAAGCTAAATCAAGAATAAACTTGGGCAGGAAAGATATATTACTTGCATTTAATGTGTTTGTGAGACCACTGAGGAAATAAAAAGTGATTCACTTAAGGTGCTACCAACCTCACCGGTCTCAATGACAGAACAGCCTAAGCTCTTTCATTGTATCGCCAACTTTTATTTCTCGGAAACTAACACGTTGTGAAGAATAAGCCTCCAGCTTGAGTGGCCTCGAGTCTTCCGACATTCTGGGGCCACCCTTCCTAAAATATCCACATAAAATAGTTGCATGCTCATTTCCTGAGCCAAGAGAAGCCCAGAGACCTTCTGCTCATCTCCAAGGGACTCCGGAGGAGGATGTCCTCTGAGTCACCTCCTGCTTCAGCCTCAGACTAACTGCCGCCCATTCCCTCCATCAGTCTCCCTCCTACAGCCTCCATCTTTTTTCTGTTCCCACTCCACTCCATGTTGGGCACAGCTCTTCTTACTCCATTTAAGCCACGGCAATACTAACATCATTTTTCGTTCTACcatttagcaaaaacaaaaacaacttcaaTGTCAGCACACCTGGTAGTTGTCTTCTGTTTTTCCCGCCATGGATATCTTAGAAACCAGCACCTTCTCAGGCCATAATAATTAGGTCACAAGATTTCTCCCTTACAGTTCTGCGTCATCTTTCACCCTTCATGGCAGGTTTGATcataaaaaatctcaaaattctACTTTTATTATTCGGAGGAACTTACCCTTTTGCTTTGGCCTCTATTGCAGAGTACCCCAAAAGAGGAAGATTGTTCATTTTTACATCCAAATACATTCATCAAGGTTGTTTTCAAAATGAGGACTCATCTATTCTGACGTGAACCATGCCACttcagtcatttattttcaaagatcagaaaaatataaatataaatactaaatataaatacTACAAGTATAAAAAATAGTCCACCCATCCTTAAAATAATAACATCCAAGTTACCAAAACCAACAGCTAGTATCTGTGTGCACTAAATTTCAACCGCTATGCTTATAACTGCTTGGATTTGGACCTCAAAACTAATCTTGTCTAACAagcaaaaagaacatttattgaaAGCATAGTGGGGTCACTTTAAACATGAAGGAAAATGATCAGTGAATCCTTAGAAACCAGGCAAGTTCATGGGCAAAAGGTGGGTGGATTTAGGGTTCTTCTCCCAGGGGCACTGCTATGAGCTAAGAAGACTTGCACCTCCAATTTTGTCTCTGTGCAAATGTCAACCCACCATTGAGAAGAGTTCATTGATCCAGCTTGGGTCATAATGCTTAACTCTGGAGTTTTCAATCTTAGTCACAGACTATGGGAATGAAAGGAAGAGGCTGGAAGCACTGACACGGACACAGGAGAAATCTCTGGCAGTGAGGTAGCCACGCCAATTTGGGTCTAATCACCTCACTGAAATGCTTGTGAAGACATGAATATCAATATTTTCGCATATTGTAAGATTACATGTGAAATCCATTCTGCTGGTataagggaagaaataaattttactgCAACAAACTTCTCATTTAACGATAAAAAAAATGGGATCCTTTGAAATAACCTCTAAAAACTCCAAATTGATCTGAAGgtaaaagagataaagaaggacacgTTGGAAGTAAAGTCAGACTAAACAACTTGATGGGTATAttcacataaattatatataagttTAGAAAAGGGAAATAGATCTCTTTTAGTTGACAAatcacaggagaaaaataaaacaaagtgaaagacTGTGGCACTTAGTTACAGATTTCAGCGAAAATAAAGATGGAATTTTTAGATTGATAcaccttaaatgtatacaatgttatatattaaatacatttcaataaaaatgttgtaaaaaaaaacctgctaagATTCATCTGACCTCAATATAAAGTATTCTTAAACTTTAACCTTTCTAAATCAAccttgaaaaagtaaaacaaaactgaattatCAAATTCtgagatttcaagatatactacaaagctgtagtaatcaaaacagtacagtattcccacaaaaaaataga from Panthera uncia isolate 11264 chromosome C2, Puncia_PCG_1.0, whole genome shotgun sequence encodes the following:
- the LOC125921253 gene encoding ATP synthase membrane subunit K, mitochondrial-like, with amino-acid sequence MEGPETDASFHFSGIEKYFNSYTLTGRMNCVLATYRGIALMVLYFKLKYRNTPAMNGTVTDFKLYLIC